In Campylobacter sp. RM16187, the DNA window TTGGTCACAGCTATGCTTTTACTGCTAAAGACAACCCTGTGCCTTTTAGCGCTAATGCAAAGAGCAAAAAGGTAATTCAAAACAACTGTATAGGGTGCCACGGAGAATATGCTGCGACTTCGGTTAATGCCAAAGCTCACGGTGGAGATCCAAATATACAAAACGAATCTTTAAGTTGTGTCTCTTGTCATAGGCAAGTCGGTCACGCTCATAACTATTAAAATCAAGGAGTTACAATGAAAAATAAACTATTGTTTAGTATAATTTTTATTCTAGCTGTTATCGGCGGCGCAGGAATGTTCGCACTATTTAGCGATATCAGTGAGAAAAAGGCGCAAGAGAGGCACTACCCTCTAATGCTTAACAAGGTTAGTGACCTAAACCCTGATATCAGAGAGTGGGGCAAAAATTTCCCGACTCAATATGATGATTCAGTAGCGATGAAAGATATCTTTTTTGAGACACCTTTTGCCGGCTCGGTACCTTACAGCAAGCTCATGAGATGGCCTGCCGCTACCGTTTTTTGGCAAGGATACGCATTTGCAGTAGATTATAATAGACCTAGACTGCACTTCTATCAGCAAATCGACCAAATAGAGACAATGAGAAATAACAAAGAGTATCTAAATGCTCACGGTCTTCCTGCATTTAATGGGCAGCCGGGTTTTTGTGTAAACTGCCACACAGGTCACCTAACGGCTATAATCAATGATCCTAGTTATACGGTATTACGCACAGATCCAACAGAATCAAGCAAGCAAGACATGCCTTTCTTTGATATTGATAAAGAGAATGGAAAAGCAAGAAAAGAAGCTTGGGCCAAGATGAATGCTATACCATATTTTGATGTAATGAAAATGGTTGAGGAAAAACACGGAAAAGATGCTTATGGAGGCTCTCACTTGGGTTCAAGTTGTGCAGACTGCCACCATCCTGACGATATGAGTTTAAGAGTTACAAGACCTGGATTTGTTAATGCTATGGTTAAACGCGGATACGAGGCTGATATAAAACAAGGCATCAAGGCTACAAGAGCCGAGATGAGAGACTATGTCTGTATGCAATGTCACGTAGAATACTATCCTGGAAAACAGGCTACTTTAGTATTCCCATGGTCAAAATGGCCAAAAGATGAGCCGTTTAAAATAGAGATGTTTGATCAACATTTCGATGAGATGCATGATAAAGGTCTATTCTTGTCGGACTATAAACATAAACAAACCGATGCCAAAATGATAAAGATGCAGCACCCTGAGGCAGAATTACACTCTACAAGTATTCACGCCAGGAGCGGAGTAACTTGCGTGGATTGCCATATGCCTTATAAGAGAGTTGGCGCAACAAAAGTTACAAACCATATAGTTCAAACTCCTTTTGCAGATATAACAGCAAGTTGTAAAACATGCCACATGCAAAGCGAGGATGAGCTAAAAGATAGAATTTCATTTATTCAAAATCGCCATGCTCACGAGCTTAGAAAATGCGAAAACGACCTGTTGTCCTTAATTGAAGATCTAAAAACAGCAAGAGTTGAGCTGGCTAAACATAGTGATTTTTCAGGGCTTGCACCTGATGAGCAGAAAAAATCTATAAGCGAAGCCTTAAAAGAGCCTCTATGGATGCACAGAAAAGCGCATATTAGATGGGATTTTGCGTTTAGTGAGAATAGCTACGGATTCCACGGGCCACAAGAGTCTGCTAGAATCATAGGACAATGCCAATCAATCGCAAGAGAGGGGCAACTGCACCTAGCCAATACTCTATCTAAATACGGTATAACAATAGCTCTAACACAAACAGCTACCATACCTGAGCCACCTGCAAAAATTGAATTGCACCATGGTCTAGTCGGAACTCCTCCGTCAGACAGACTAAAGAAACTTGACGAAGACGTCAAAAATCTAAACTTTAAATAACACTTTTCCCGTCCTATAAACAGGGCGGGATTTTAAATTGATTCTAAAATTTTATTGGAATGCTTATTTGCTGTAATTATCAAAATCCATACCTATCCTATGTCTAGAACTTTATTTAACACTAATACACTTTTTAAAATACTCTTTTTATTATAATAATTTTTAATAACTATAAAGAATTTTTCTTAAAATCAAGGACAAATGTAAATTTAAAAATACAAAAAATATCTAATTTTTGTATTTTTAAATAAATAAAAAATTAAACTTATAGATTTATGAGAATATTTTTACTAAAATAGTCATTCCTAAAACAAAAGAAATATATTTAAATATGCGACACCATCTAAGATACATAAAAAATTCCTCGATATCTTTACTGACATAAGATGCTCTGCCAGAGACAAGAAACCTATAAGTCCAAATATACAAAAATAAGCAGATCACAAAAAGCGCATAAAGCATATTCTACCCCTTGAATATATCAACGGCAATCACAATAGCTAAAATTAAAACTATCCATTTGGATAAGCCTCTAACAATATATGCATGGTCTTTTAACGGATGGTTAATTCTAGACACAATATTTGAGACATAAAAAATTAAAGAGAATACAATTAAACAAAAATAAACCACAATAAACCCTTTTTTCTTATTTCTATAGAAATGATTTCTATAACAAATTGTAAATGGATTTTATACTAAATAAACTTATAGAAAACTTTTCTATAGGAATGAAATGCTAAATTTACCGGAAATAACAACAGAAGAAGAGAATAATAAATTTTTAGATGCTGTCGCTTCAAACGTAAAGAAGATTAGGCAGGATAGAAGCTTAAGTCAGCTCGAAACCGCTCTTAGTATAGGACAAGCATCAAGCGGATTTTACGCTAACATGGAAAACAACGCTCACGGCAAACACTTTAATCTGCTACATCTATTTAAACTATCCAAACTATTTAAATGTGATATTTGCGATTTTTTTAAGGATACCGAAATAAAAAAATAAAGAAACCCGCAAATAAAATTTAATACTAATCCATATCCATAAAGCTACTTTAATTCAACCGTAATTTATAAAACCTGAAAATAAATATGAGTCGTAAATCTTAAATTTAAGTCTTAAAAATTATAAAATTTAATACAAATTAATCCTTTCTAACTCTTACAAAAACAGGAAATCTAGGAAGTCCGTTTGCGGTTAAATTTTGAAATTTGTATGTTATCACTTCGCCGATTTTTGGTGGATTTATTCGCTCCTCATCGCTAAAGCCTGAGCCTATCTTAAAGCGCTTTTTATCGCTTGTTTCGCAGGTAACAGAGCCAAGCTTGCCTTTAAATTTGCCACTGCCTTCATTAAGTGAAACGACCTCGCACTCTGCGTCCTTAAATTTTTTATATTTCATATCGTTTTTACTTCTGCCGTGATAATAGGCTAAATTTGGCTTACGAACTACCACGCCTTCGCCGCCAAGTGCAATTATCTCATCTAAAATTTCTTCAAGATGGGCATTATCTCTTAATTTTATCTGCTTGATTATCTTTATTTTTTCGCCGCTAATCTCATTTTTTGATAGAAAATTTTCAAGCTTTTCAAGGCGTTTAAGCAGTCCCTTTTCACTGCTTGGAGCGTCAAAAACGTAAAATTTTATCTCTTGCCAAGCCTTTTCATCAGGATTTTTATCCATCACTATCGACTGGATTTTTTCAAACTCGCCTCGCTTCGTATAAAGCTCACCGTCAAGCGCAAAAGACGGAAAATTCAAAGTGAAATTTTTAGGAGCATTTATCTTTTTGCCGCTTCTTGAGAGTAAATTTTCTCCGTCCCAATAAGCTCTAACTCCGTCAAGCTTTTCGCTTGCAAGATATCCGCTTACATCCTTTTGATCAAATTCGCTAAGTTTTAAAAGCTCAAATTTTGTGTTTTTACCTACTTGCTCGCTCGCTAAAGAGTGCAAGGCAAAAGTAGCAAAAAACAGCAAAACAAGAGTAAAAATTCTCAAATTTTAACTCCGTAAAACTCGCAATACCACTCTACAAATTTCGCCACACCCTCATTTACGCTAGTGCTTGGCTTGTAGCCAAAGTCATCTATAAGCCCGCTTACATCAGCATAAGTTGCAGGTACGTCGCCTGCTTGTATCGGCATAAAATTTTTCTTTATCTCTCTGCCGATTTTTATCTCGATCGCCTTTATGTAGTCCATAAGCTCGACCGGATTATTATTGCCGATATTGTAAATTTTATAAGGTGCTTTTGATGTTGCGGGGTCGGGATTTAAGCCGCTCCAAGAAGAATTTGGCGAAGCCGGGTTATCCACGCACTTAATTATGCCTTTTACGATGTCATCGATATAGGTAAAATCGCGCTTCATCTTGCCGTGGTTAAAGACGTTGATAGCCTCGTTTTTAAGCGCAGCATCAACAAACAAAAATAGCGCCATATCAGGTCGCCCCCAAGGTCCATAAACGGTAAAAAACCTAAGCCCGGTTGTCGGCAAACCAAAAAGATGACTATAAGTGTGAGCCATCATTTCGTTACTCTTTTTACTAGCCGCATATAGGCTAATAGGATGCTCGGTGCTGTGATGCGTACTAAAAGGCATCTTTTCATTTAGCCCGTAAACCGAGCTCGAGCTTGCATATACGAAGTTTTTTAGCTCAAATTTACGTGCGCACTCAAGCAGATTTACAAAGCCTACAATATTGCTTTGCACGTAAGCGTGAGGGTTAATTAGCGAATAACGAACCCCTGCTTGAGCGGCTAAATTTACTACACAGTCAAATTTAAACTCGCTAAAAAGCCTTTCAAGCACGCTTAAATCAGCCAAATCAGCTTTGATAAAGTGCAAATTCGGATATTTGCAAGAAGTTATCAGCTCATTTTCTTTGATATCTTGCCTGCTAAAGCCCGCAGTTTCAAGCCTTGCGTATTTTAAATTTACGTCGTAATAGTCGTTGATATTATCAAGCCCGACTACTTCATCGCCACGCTTTGCAAGTGCAAGTGAGAGGTGAAATCCGATAAATCCAGCCGTTCCAGTTACTAAAATTTTCATCATTATTCCTTTTAATTCATACCGATTTTACTAAAATTTGGCAAACTAATTTCACTCATCATCAAGGTTAATTTCCGGCAATCTCTCTTCAAATTTAGGTTGATTTTTAGCCTTCAAATTAATCTCGCTAGCCTTTTTTACCATACCGCCAAATCCGCTTTTAGCCAAATGATCCTCAAGCTCATCAATGCCTATACGTTCTGACTCATTATCATCCTCTTCGTCTTCATCAAATTCTCTAGTCACTATCTCGTAATCAAGCTCACCCTTTAGCCTTGCAAGTTCCATTTCGATAGCCTCACAAAATACGGGCGTATAACCCATTTGTGAGCATTTTTGAATCAAAAATTCACTCATGTCGGCTAAAAAGCTAGCGTAATCGTCTTTTGTTAAATTTCCACGCAAAAGCTCATATTTTAAAAACAGCCAATATGTATTTAAAGTATCAGACTCGCAGTATTCATTGATCTTGGCTATCTCACCCGCAAAAAACAGCTGCATAACCTGATCGCCGTGAATATCGTATTTTCCGGGCAAATTTAGACTCGCGCAAAGAGTATCAAGCTTTAGCCCGCTAACGGCACGAAAATCACTAATATGATCAAGCAAATCAAGATGAAAGCGCCCATCATATCTGCTTCTATAATTTTCCCACTTATTTTTATTAAGCTCCTTGTTATCGCTTTCAAAATAGGCAGGGCAGCTTAGATTATAACGCATGGACCGCACCATAATCATCGGCAGATCAAAACCGCGTCCATTAAAACTAATTAATCGCGGATTATACTCATTGATGAAATTTATAAATTTGGCCAAAATTTCCTGCTCATTTTCACCTTTCATTGTGCTAACGCGTAAAAATCTGCCAAATTCATCCGCCATTACCGCAGATATTGCGACTACTTTATGAAACATCACCGGTAAAAATTCGCTTCCGCTAGCCTCTTTTTGATCCCAAAATGCAGCTTTACAAACATCCAAATCACTGCCTCTATATCCGTAAACTCTCCTTAAAAGCGCAGTATCAGGAACAGTTTCACAATCAAATACACAAATATAACTTTTAGACACTTCAAACCTTTTTTAGCCAAATATTTGTAAAATGATACCAAAAATAGTGAAATTAAGCGAAAAAATGAGCCAAGATTTAAAGAGCCAAAGCCTTAAAATAGCCATCATAAAACTCTCCGCGCTAGGCGATATCGTACATGCTAGTATAGTGCTCGAGTTTATCAAAAAAAATCTCGAATCAGCCGGCATAAACTATGATATTTCATGGATAGTAGATGAAAAATTTGCCGAGATATTAGAAGGTCATGAGCTAATTTCAAATCTAATAAAAATTCCGCTAAAAGATAAAAAATTTCTAAGAACCTATAAAATTTTAAAAGATGCAGGAAAATTTCATATAGCCATAGACTTACAAGGACTTATCAAATCGGCGATAGTTGCGAAAATTTTAGATACGAAAATAATTTACGGATTTGATAAAAATAGCGTCAAAGAAAACCTCGCAAGCCTATTTTATACTCACAAATTCTCATGCGACTACAACGAAAACATTATAATTAGAAATTTAAGCCTAACGGCTTTTGCGTTAGGATTTAAATTTGAAAGAGATGAAATTTTAAACAAAAAGCCATGCCTTATGGCTTATGAAAAAGCAGAAAAAAATGAGCCTAAACGCATACTTATAGCGCCTTTTGCAAGCGAAGAGAGTAAGTGCTATGATAAATTTAAAAGAGTTATCAAAATGCTTTCAAACTATAAAGTTCACGTATGCTTTGGTAACAAAAAAGAGTTTGACAAGCTAGAAGAGATCGTCAAATACACAAGTGCCGATGTTCTTGAAAAAATGTCCTTAAAAGAGCTTGTTAAGTTTATAAATGGCTGCGATCTCGTCATAGGAAACGATAGCGGGATAACTCATATCGCTTGGGCTCAAAATATCCCGTCTATAACGCTATTTGGCAACCGCCCTAGCCAGCGCAATGCCTATATCACAAATAAAAACATAGTAATAGATGCATGCAAAAAAATAGATGCCAGAAAGATAGATAAAAATGACTTTTGCATCCGCGAAATAAAGCCTGAAATCATAGCTGAAGCAGCCGAGAGAATACTAAATGCGTGATATTTTTTATCTTTTGATCTATTGGTTTTTTAAATTTTTGCTCTTTATACTACCGGATTTTTTACTAAGCCTTTTTTTAAATTTGATCGCAAATTTGTTTTACAAATTCGATAAAAAGCACAATAAAACTATCATGGCAAATCTAAATTTCGCCTATGAAAACGAGCTTACAAACGAACAAAAAGAGCAGATAACAAAAAATGTATATAAAAATTACGCAAAATTTGCAGTTAATTTCATTAAAAATCAAAACAGCACAAAAGAAAAGATATTAAAAAGAGTCAAATTTAAAAATCTTGAAATTTTTACAAACGCTTTAAAATCAGGTCGTGCCATTATAGTCCAAACCGCTCATTATGGCGAATGGGAGTTATTTAGTCTAGCTATGGCGGCAAAATTTGGACCGGTAAGCATAGTAGGAAGAGTCCTTGATAGTAGTGTGATGCAAAAAATTCTAAAGGCTAACCGCACTCAATTTAATATAGAACTCATAGATAAATCAGGCGGTGCAAAACAGATTTTAAAGGCTATAAAAGAAAGAAGACTGCTTGGAATATTAGTCGATCAAAATACTGCTAAAAGCGATGGAATAGAAGTTAGCTTTTTTGGCAAAAGAGTTCTTCATACCCCATCGGTTAGTATATTTGCTCAAAAGAGCGATGCTATAATAATTCCGGCTTTTATAAGAATAAGCGATGAAGATAGCAAAATCAATGAAATTTGTTTTTTAGAACCTATTGATATTAGAAATTTTAGCAAAGACGAAGCGATTTTGAAGGCTACTCAAGCCCAAGCTGATGTTACAGAAAAATTTATTAGACAAAAACCGGATGAGTATTTTTGGTTTCATAAAAGATTTAAGCACTTCAATGAAGAAATTTACAGATGATTAGCGTAGTAATTTTGACATTAAATAGTGAAAAATATCTAATAGAAGTGCTTGAAAGCGTAAGATTCGTGGACGAAGTTATAGTCCTAGATAGCGGCTCGACAGATAAAACGGAAGACATTTGCAAAGACTTTGAAAACGTAAAATTTTACTATCAAAAATGGCTTGGATTTGGCAAGCAAAAGCAAGCTGGAGTAAATTTGGCTACAAACGATTGGGTGTTTGTTCTTGATAGCGATGAGGTTATCTTAGAGCCTTTAAAAGAGGAAATTTTAGAAATTTTAAAAAAGCCTAAATTTGATGCTTATAGGGTGGCTAGGCTAAATTTCTTTTTTGGCAAAGAGCTTCGTTCCATGGGACTATATCCTGACTTTACGATAAGGCTTTTTAATAAAAACAGAGCAAATTTTGATGACAAAGAGGTTCATGAAAAAGTTGTTGTAAACGGCACTATCAGCGAGCTAAAAAATTACTTTAAGCACTACGCTTATGAGAGCATAGAGCAGTTTATCGCCAAACAAAATCGCTACTCTAGCCTAGGGGCTAAAAAAAACAAGCTCAAGGCGGTATTTAATCCCGCATGGACTTTTTTTAAACTCTTTGTTTTAAAAGGCGGGTTTTTAGATGGCTGGCGCGGATTTATCGTAGCCAAGCTATATTCGCAATACACATTTTGGAAATATATAAAATGAAAAAAAATAAAAAATTTAAAATTTTAGTTATGAAATTTAGAAATATCGGCGACGTCTTGTTAACGACTCCGCTTATTGCCAACCTCAAGCATCACTTCCCTGAAGCGCAGATAGATTTTGCTCTAAATAAGGGTTGTGAGGCGATGATAGAGGCAAACCCGAACATAGATAACGTCTATATTTACGATAGGGAGATAGTCAAAAACGAGGGATTTTTAAAAAAACTATGGCTCGAGCTAAAATTTATACACTCAATCAAGAAACAAAAATACGATATCGCGGTGCAAACAACCACCGGAGATCGCGGAATAATAATAGCAAAATACGCAAAAGCTAAAAAAATCATAGGATTTGAGGGTAAAAACAAGACCATAAATAAATTTATCACCCTTAAAGTGCCAAAAATAGCCTCAAAACATACGGTAGAGCGAAATTTGGATGTACTTAAGGTGCTTGATTTGGAGCCTGTAAGTAAAAAAGTTGAGATATTTTTCGATGAAAATTTAGTAGATAGTCTAAGTTTACCCGAAACTTTCGTTCATTTTCACCTTACCAGTCGTTGGATGTTTAAATGCGTAAAAGATGAGATAATGGCCGAGCTTATTGATTTTTGCGAAAATGAACTGGGTGTAAAAGTAGCCTTAACTGCAGATAAAAACGAAGCCGAGATGAAAAAAATCGCTTCAGTTTTGGCTCTTTGCAAATCAACTCCACTAGATTTTGCAGGAAATTTGAGTCTAAAAGAGGTTGCCGCACTTAGTAAAAAATCGGCTCTTTTTGTGGGTGTAGATACTGCGATAATGCATATCGCCGCAGCAAATGACACTCCCATAATAGCATTTTTTGGTCCAAGCGGAGCCTTTGAATGGGGTCCTTGGGACAACGATTTAATGCAGTCAGAATACAAAGAGCGAAATGGAGTGCAAAGAATGGGAAAACACACGGTTTTTCAGCAAAACCTAGAGTGCGTGCCATGCGGTAAAGACGGCTGCGATGGAAGCAAGATAAGCGAGTGCTTGATGGATTTTGATTTAGAAGCCGTAAAAGAGGAGATAAAAAGAAAGCTAAATATTTAGTCTTTAAATTTTGAATAAATTTTATGTATAGCTTCATTACCGTAGATAAGTAGGCTCTTTTTTAGCCACCATGCTCCTTTTTTGGCTGCAATTCTTCTTATCTCTTCAAGATTTCCGTCAGCTAAATTTACGCCGCGTTTAGTAGTATAAAATATCTCGTATCCAAGCTCTTTAGCTTCCTTTAGCCTAGTTTCATCATATTCTCCTCTGGGCCAACACAGGTGTTTATCATCAAATCCCAAGCGTTTTTTTATGATGTTTTTACAAATTTGCAAATCCTCTTTAAATGGCAGACTGCTAAAATAATCATCATTATGCGCATTCGTATGAGAATGAAAGCTAAATATATCGCTCATTTTCTCTATCTCATCCCAGTTTAAAAATAGTCCGCCAGGATTTTCGGGAGCCATTTTCTTGGCCTCCTTGTGAGTAAGAGGTGTAAAATCTGCTCTATTTAATGCATTTTGCTCGCTAGCCTTCTCTATCCAAGATGTTACAAGAAATATTGTAGCCTTTAATCCAAATTCTTTTAAAATAGGATAGGCATAATAAAAATTATCTCTCCAGCCATCATCAAAGGTTATAAATACGCTCTTTTTTGGCAATTTTAGCTCGCCTTTTTTATAAGCTAAAAATTCGCTAGGAGTAAGAGCTTTGTATCCGTTTTTGGACAAAAAGCTCATCTGCTCTTTAAATTCGTTCACGCTACTTGTTATAAATCCACTATCTTTCAGGACATGATGATACATTAAAACAACTACGCTCACTTCAAAAACTCCCTAATTTCATCCGCGATACTCTCGTAATTTCGCTTGTTAATTAAAATTTCAAGCCCGTTTTTAGCCATATTACAAAGCTCATCTCTTGAAGTGACGCAAATTTTTTCAACCATACCGGCTATATTATTACCTATAAAAAACATAGTTTTATCGTCAAAAAGCTCTCTGCACTCGCCTACAGCAGAGCTAAAGCCAACAAGTCCGCAGCTATAATAGTCCATAACCTTAGTCGGAGAGCATAGATCATAAAGCCTATTTATGGGCACATAAAAGCAACCCACATCAAATTCTCTCATAATATTAAAAATCTCATCCTTACTTACCGCATGATGCAAGACAATCCTACTGTCTTTTGGCAAAATTGTCTTGGCATACTCATAATCTTTGGTATAAATTTCAAGCCTAAATTCACTTCTAGCCTTACAAAATTCATTAAAAAAATCATCCATCTGCCTATTGATGTCAAT includes these proteins:
- a CDS encoding ammonia-forming cytochrome c nitrite reductase subunit c552: MKNKLLFSIIFILAVIGGAGMFALFSDISEKKAQERHYPLMLNKVSDLNPDIREWGKNFPTQYDDSVAMKDIFFETPFAGSVPYSKLMRWPAATVFWQGYAFAVDYNRPRLHFYQQIDQIETMRNNKEYLNAHGLPAFNGQPGFCVNCHTGHLTAIINDPSYTVLRTDPTESSKQDMPFFDIDKENGKARKEAWAKMNAIPYFDVMKMVEEKHGKDAYGGSHLGSSCADCHHPDDMSLRVTRPGFVNAMVKRGYEADIKQGIKATRAEMRDYVCMQCHVEYYPGKQATLVFPWSKWPKDEPFKIEMFDQHFDEMHDKGLFLSDYKHKQTDAKMIKMQHPEAELHSTSIHARSGVTCVDCHMPYKRVGATKVTNHIVQTPFADITASCKTCHMQSEDELKDRISFIQNRHAHELRKCENDLLSLIEDLKTARVELAKHSDFSGLAPDEQKKSISEALKEPLWMHRKAHIRWDFAFSENSYGFHGPQESARIIGQCQSIAREGQLHLANTLSKYGITIALTQTATIPEPPAKIELHHGLVGTPPSDRLKKLDEDVKNLNFK
- a CDS encoding XRE family transcriptional regulator; its protein translation is MLNLPEITTEEENNKFLDAVASNVKKIRQDRSLSQLETALSIGQASSGFYANMENNAHGKHFNLLHLFKLSKLFKCDICDFFKDTEIKK
- a CDS encoding DNA ligase: MRIFTLVLLFFATFALHSLASEQVGKNTKFELLKLSEFDQKDVSGYLASEKLDGVRAYWDGENLLSRSGKKINAPKNFTLNFPSFALDGELYTKRGEFEKIQSIVMDKNPDEKAWQEIKFYVFDAPSSEKGLLKRLEKLENFLSKNEISGEKIKIIKQIKLRDNAHLEEILDEIIALGGEGVVVRKPNLAYYHGRSKNDMKYKKFKDAECEVVSLNEGSGKFKGKLGSVTCETSDKKRFKIGSGFSDEERINPPKIGEVITYKFQNLTANGLPRFPVFVRVRKD
- a CDS encoding NAD-dependent epimerase, whose protein sequence is MKILVTGTAGFIGFHLSLALAKRGDEVVGLDNINDYYDVNLKYARLETAGFSRQDIKENELITSCKYPNLHFIKADLADLSVLERLFSEFKFDCVVNLAAQAGVRYSLINPHAYVQSNIVGFVNLLECARKFELKNFVYASSSSVYGLNEKMPFSTHHSTEHPISLYAASKKSNEMMAHTYSHLFGLPTTGLRFFTVYGPWGRPDMALFLFVDAALKNEAINVFNHGKMKRDFTYIDDIVKGIIKCVDNPASPNSSWSGLNPDPATSKAPYKIYNIGNNNPVELMDYIKAIEIKIGREIKKNFMPIQAGDVPATYADVSGLIDDFGYKPSTSVNEGVAKFVEWYCEFYGVKI
- a CDS encoding 3'-5' exonuclease, with the protein product MSKSYICVFDCETVPDTALLRRVYGYRGSDLDVCKAAFWDQKEASGSEFLPVMFHKVVAISAVMADEFGRFLRVSTMKGENEQEILAKFINFINEYNPRLISFNGRGFDLPMIMVRSMRYNLSCPAYFESDNKELNKNKWENYRSRYDGRFHLDLLDHISDFRAVSGLKLDTLCASLNLPGKYDIHGDQVMQLFFAGEIAKINEYCESDTLNTYWLFLKYELLRGNLTKDDYASFLADMSEFLIQKCSQMGYTPVFCEAIEMELARLKGELDYEIVTREFDEDEEDDNESERIGIDELEDHLAKSGFGGMVKKASEINLKAKNQPKFEERLPEINLDDE
- the waaC gene encoding lipopolysaccharide heptosyltransferase I, with the protein product MSQDLKSQSLKIAIIKLSALGDIVHASIVLEFIKKNLESAGINYDISWIVDEKFAEILEGHELISNLIKIPLKDKKFLRTYKILKDAGKFHIAIDLQGLIKSAIVAKILDTKIIYGFDKNSVKENLASLFYTHKFSCDYNENIIIRNLSLTAFALGFKFERDEILNKKPCLMAYEKAEKNEPKRILIAPFASEESKCYDKFKRVIKMLSNYKVHVCFGNKKEFDKLEEIVKYTSADVLEKMSLKELVKFINGCDLVIGNDSGITHIAWAQNIPSITLFGNRPSQRNAYITNKNIVIDACKKIDARKIDKNDFCIREIKPEIIAEAAERILNA
- a CDS encoding lipid A biosynthesis lauroyl acyltransferase — protein: MRDIFYLLIYWFFKFLLFILPDFLLSLFLNLIANLFYKFDKKHNKTIMANLNFAYENELTNEQKEQITKNVYKNYAKFAVNFIKNQNSTKEKILKRVKFKNLEIFTNALKSGRAIIVQTAHYGEWELFSLAMAAKFGPVSIVGRVLDSSVMQKILKANRTQFNIELIDKSGGAKQILKAIKERRLLGILVDQNTAKSDGIEVSFFGKRVLHTPSVSIFAQKSDAIIIPAFIRISDEDSKINEICFLEPIDIRNFSKDEAILKATQAQADVTEKFIRQKPDEYFWFHKRFKHFNEEIYR
- a CDS encoding glycosyltransferase family 2 protein, which codes for MISVVILTLNSEKYLIEVLESVRFVDEVIVLDSGSTDKTEDICKDFENVKFYYQKWLGFGKQKQAGVNLATNDWVFVLDSDEVILEPLKEEILEILKKPKFDAYRVARLNFFFGKELRSMGLYPDFTIRLFNKNRANFDDKEVHEKVVVNGTISELKNYFKHYAYESIEQFIAKQNRYSSLGAKKNKLKAVFNPAWTFFKLFVLKGGFLDGWRGFIVAKLYSQYTFWKYIK
- the rfaQ gene encoding putative lipopolysaccharide heptosyltransferase III — protein: MKKNKKFKILVMKFRNIGDVLLTTPLIANLKHHFPEAQIDFALNKGCEAMIEANPNIDNVYIYDREIVKNEGFLKKLWLELKFIHSIKKQKYDIAVQTTTGDRGIIIAKYAKAKKIIGFEGKNKTINKFITLKVPKIASKHTVERNLDVLKVLDLEPVSKKVEIFFDENLVDSLSLPETFVHFHLTSRWMFKCVKDEIMAELIDFCENELGVKVALTADKNEAEMKKIASVLALCKSTPLDFAGNLSLKEVAALSKKSALFVGVDTAIMHIAAANDTPIIAFFGPSGAFEWGPWDNDLMQSEYKERNGVQRMGKHTVFQQNLECVPCGKDGCDGSKISECLMDFDLEAVKEEIKRKLNI
- a CDS encoding polysaccharide deacetylase family protein, yielding MSVVVLMYHHVLKDSGFITSSVNEFKEQMSFLSKNGYKALTPSEFLAYKKGELKLPKKSVFITFDDGWRDNFYYAYPILKEFGLKATIFLVTSWIEKASEQNALNRADFTPLTHKEAKKMAPENPGGLFLNWDEIEKMSDIFSFHSHTNAHNDDYFSSLPFKEDLQICKNIIKKRLGFDDKHLCWPRGEYDETRLKEAKELGYEIFYTTKRGVNLADGNLEEIRRIAAKKGAWWLKKSLLIYGNEAIHKIYSKFKD